From Bacteroidia bacterium, the proteins below share one genomic window:
- the pckA gene encoding phosphoenolpyruvate carboxykinase (ATP), whose amino-acid sequence MNNNQIVEQIIQNALKAHVNLSVDQLVEKALERGEGKLTDMGALAADTGEFTGRSPKDKFIVCDEKTENSVWWGDVNFKFSTENFDKLFNKVIEHYKGKELFIRDAYACANPKYRLNIKVVNETAYQNLFANNLFLRPTKEEAATQQADWLILAAPSFRANASVDGTRQHNFTIVNFTKRIIMIGGSGYTGEIKKGIFSVLNYILPHEKKVLAMHCSANIGKNGDTSIFFGLSGTGKTTLSADPERKLIGDDEHGWDNDSVFNFEGGCYAKCVGLTEEKEPQIWNAIRKGALVENVRFFPDSNKVNFDDISVTENTRVAYPIDYIDNIAVPSMGASPKNIILLTADAFGVLPPISKLTTAQAMYHFISGYTAKVAGTEAGVTEPQATFSACFGKAFIPLHPGEYAELLGEKLKAHPEINVWLVNTGWSGGAYGTGKRMKLSYTRAMLTAALNGELNNVQYEQDPIFGLQVPTSCPNVPSEILNPKNTWADKEAYDKKANHLAQLFVKNFEQYASGVSTEILSAAPKATVTI is encoded by the coding sequence ATGAATAATAATCAAATTGTTGAGCAAATCATTCAAAATGCGTTAAAAGCACACGTAAACCTAAGTGTGGATCAATTGGTAGAGAAAGCACTCGAGAGAGGCGAAGGCAAACTAACCGACATGGGAGCATTAGCCGCAGATACAGGCGAATTTACAGGCAGGTCTCCAAAAGACAAGTTTATTGTTTGTGATGAAAAAACTGAAAATTCAGTTTGGTGGGGTGATGTGAATTTTAAATTTTCTACCGAAAACTTTGATAAATTATTCAACAAGGTGATTGAGCATTATAAAGGAAAAGAGCTTTTCATCAGAGATGCCTATGCTTGTGCAAATCCTAAGTATCGCTTAAACATCAAGGTAGTTAATGAAACTGCATATCAAAACTTGTTTGCCAACAATTTGTTTTTGCGACCAACCAAGGAAGAAGCAGCAACCCAACAAGCAGATTGGTTAATTCTTGCCGCACCTTCATTCCGTGCCAATGCTTCAGTTGACGGAACAAGACAACACAATTTTACTATTGTAAATTTCACCAAAAGAATCATCATGATTGGTGGTTCCGGTTATACAGGTGAAATCAAAAAGGGTATTTTTTCTGTGTTGAATTATATTTTACCACATGAAAAGAAAGTCTTGGCTATGCACTGTTCTGCTAACATTGGCAAGAACGGAGATACTTCTATTTTCTTTGGATTGAGCGGAACAGGAAAAACCACATTATCTGCTGACCCAGAAAGAAAATTAATCGGTGATGATGAACATGGCTGGGACAACGACAGTGTTTTCAACTTTGAAGGCGGTTGCTATGCAAAGTGTGTCGGGCTTACAGAAGAAAAAGAACCTCAAATTTGGAATGCCATCAGAAAAGGGGCATTAGTGGAAAACGTGAGATTTTTCCCTGATAGCAACAAAGTTAACTTTGATGATATTTCTGTTACAGAAAACACCCGTGTTGCTTACCCTATTGACTACATTGACAACATTGCGGTTCCTTCTATGGGTGCTTCACCAAAAAATATTATTCTATTAACAGCAGATGCTTTTGGTGTTCTACCTCCAATATCAAAATTAACAACTGCCCAAGCGATGTATCATTTTATTTCAGGATACACGGCTAAAGTAGCAGGTACAGAAGCCGGTGTAACAGAACCGCAAGCAACGTTTTCTGCTTGTTTTGGCAAAGCCTTTATTCCATTACATCCGGGCGAATATGCGGAGTTGTTGGGTGAAAAATTAAAGGCACATCCGGAAATTAATGTATGGCTTGTAAATACAGGTTGGAGCGGTGGAGCATACGGAACAGGCAAGAGAATGAAATTGTCTTATACAAGGGCGATGTTAACTGCTGCTTTAAACGGAGAACTCAACAACGTTCAATATGAACAAGACCCTATTTTTGGGTTACAAGTACCTACCTCTTGTCCAAATGTTCCTTCTGAAATTTTAAATCCTAAAAATACTTGGGCTGACAAGGAAGCTTACGACAAAAAGGCAAACCATCTTGCGCAACTGTTTGTTAAGAACTTTGAACAATACGCTTCCGGTGTGAGCACAGAAATTCTGTCTGCAGCACCTAAAGCAACTGTTACCATCTAA
- the ileS gene encoding isoleucine--tRNA ligase, with the protein MKFPSYKNPNWSSLEEEMLTLWKRDQIFDKTISQRPENNAFTFFEGPPSANGMPGIHHVMARTIKDVFCRYKTQKGFRVLRKGGWDTHGLPVELQVEKRLGITKDDIGKKISIADYNKACREDVMKFKGKWDELTERIGFWLDLNDPYITYENNYIESIWNLLKQFYDKGLLYKGYTIQPFSPAAGTGLSSHELNQPGCYREVKDTTAVAQFALVKNEVFNKLKLPENSYALAWTTTPWTLPSNTALAVGANIDYVLVETLNPYTFLPVHVLIAKDRVHAYFKTEMENHNIADFKEGDKDIPWKIVNSFNGKELEGLKYEQLLPYVQPEGRAFEVFVGDFVTTTDGTGIVHMAPSFGSDDFRLSQKKGFAALTLVDEQGRFVPEVTDFAGEFVKEAYYSEAELEAQRVKQGRDKYLSVDERISIKLKQENKAFKVEKYSHNYPHCWRTDKPILYYPLKSWFIKTTALREKLVELNKTINWKPKSTGEGRFADWLENLVDWNLSRSRFWGTPLPIWRTEDGSEEICIGSLEQLNAEIEKSIANGFMQSNPINETQTLDLHRPLVDEIILCSAEGKRMVRESDLIDVWFDSGAMPYAQWHYPFENNDVFKDNFPADFIAEGVDQTRGWFFTLHVIAGALFDSIAYKNVLANGLVLDKNGNKMSKRLGNAIDPFETVAKYGADAIRWYMLSNAQPWDNLKFDINGVEEVQRKFFGTLFNTYSFFTLYANVDGFTHKEALIPVKSRPEIDRWILSMLNSLAKTVDESLDEYDPTRATRAIQVFVDEHLSNWYVRLCRRRFWKGDYSEDKIAAYQTLFECLNTLSKLIAPFAPFYADRLYRDLQLTTLCEPFESVHLSTYPLVQQDVIDSELEQTMELAQKFSSMILSLRKKENLKVRQPLQKVMIPVLDASFKKHLQHVEELILSEVNVKEMQYLEEDSATLVKQIKPNFKTLGKKAGPLMKQIATKVAAFSQDEIAAIENVGKIDLMLSDATFTLSLEDVEISPVDIEGWLVMSEGMLTVALDITVTEELKQEGIAREFVNRLQNLRKELDFDVTDRISVTVYKDKEISVAIGNYKSYICTEILAQEISESDSVEMPYTIEIEGIELKVNIKKVS; encoded by the coding sequence ATGAAGTTCCCGAGCTACAAAAACCCCAATTGGTCCTCATTAGAAGAGGAAATGCTGACACTATGGAAGCGTGATCAAATTTTTGATAAAACCATTAGTCAGCGTCCTGAAAACAATGCCTTTACTTTTTTTGAAGGTCCACCCAGTGCAAATGGAATGCCCGGTATTCATCATGTGATGGCAAGAACTATCAAGGATGTATTTTGTAGATATAAAACCCAGAAAGGATTTAGGGTGCTGCGCAAAGGCGGATGGGACACTCACGGACTACCGGTTGAATTACAAGTTGAAAAAAGACTCGGAATTACTAAAGATGATATTGGAAAAAAAATAAGCATTGCAGACTACAACAAAGCCTGTCGCGAGGATGTTATGAAATTCAAAGGAAAGTGGGATGAACTTACCGAACGTATTGGTTTTTGGCTTGACTTAAATGACCCTTATATAACTTATGAAAATAATTACATTGAAAGTATCTGGAATTTGCTCAAGCAATTTTACGACAAAGGATTGCTTTATAAGGGATATACTATTCAACCTTTTTCTCCGGCAGCAGGAACAGGTCTGAGCTCTCATGAATTGAACCAACCCGGATGTTACCGTGAGGTTAAAGATACTACTGCTGTTGCGCAGTTTGCATTGGTTAAGAATGAGGTTTTCAATAAGTTGAAATTGCCAGAAAACTCCTATGCACTTGCTTGGACAACTACACCTTGGACATTGCCATCCAATACAGCACTTGCAGTAGGAGCTAATATTGATTATGTTTTGGTTGAAACACTGAATCCTTATACGTTTTTGCCTGTTCATGTACTGATTGCAAAAGACAGGGTTCATGCCTATTTTAAAACAGAGATGGAGAATCACAATATTGCTGATTTTAAAGAGGGCGACAAGGATATTCCATGGAAGATTGTCAACAGTTTTAATGGCAAAGAATTGGAAGGGCTAAAGTATGAGCAATTACTACCCTATGTGCAGCCGGAAGGAAGGGCTTTTGAAGTATTTGTAGGTGATTTTGTTACAACAACTGATGGTACAGGGATTGTGCACATGGCTCCGAGCTTTGGTTCTGATGACTTCAGATTATCTCAGAAAAAAGGATTTGCTGCATTGACCTTGGTTGATGAGCAAGGCAGATTTGTGCCTGAGGTAACGGATTTTGCCGGTGAATTTGTCAAAGAAGCGTATTATTCAGAAGCCGAGTTAGAAGCGCAACGTGTAAAACAAGGCAGAGACAAGTATTTGTCAGTTGATGAGCGAATTTCAATCAAATTAAAACAAGAGAACAAAGCCTTTAAAGTAGAAAAATATAGCCACAATTACCCACATTGTTGGCGCACAGACAAGCCCATTTTATACTATCCTCTCAAAAGCTGGTTTATTAAAACAACCGCTCTACGCGAGAAACTAGTAGAACTCAACAAGACCATCAATTGGAAACCTAAATCAACCGGTGAAGGACGTTTTGCAGACTGGTTAGAAAATCTTGTGGATTGGAATTTATCCCGTTCACGGTTCTGGGGTACACCTCTTCCTATCTGGCGTACAGAAGATGGCAGCGAGGAAATTTGTATAGGCTCATTGGAGCAATTAAATGCAGAAATTGAAAAATCAATTGCTAACGGTTTTATGCAATCAAACCCCATTAATGAAACTCAAACCCTTGACTTACATAGACCTTTGGTGGATGAAATTATTCTTTGTTCTGCTGAAGGTAAGAGAATGGTACGCGAGTCTGATTTGATTGATGTATGGTTTGATAGCGGTGCAATGCCTTATGCTCAATGGCATTATCCCTTTGAAAATAATGATGTTTTTAAAGACAATTTTCCGGCTGATTTTATTGCAGAAGGTGTAGATCAAACACGTGGTTGGTTTTTTACACTGCATGTAATAGCCGGAGCGTTGTTTGATTCAATTGCTTACAAGAATGTCTTAGCAAACGGATTGGTGTTAGACAAAAATGGCAATAAGATGTCAAAGAGGTTGGGAAATGCAATAGACCCTTTTGAGACAGTAGCTAAATACGGAGCAGATGCCATTCGTTGGTATATGTTGTCAAATGCTCAACCCTGGGATAATCTCAAATTTGATATTAACGGTGTGGAAGAAGTGCAAAGGAAGTTCTTTGGCACTTTGTTTAACACCTATTCTTTTTTCACCCTTTATGCCAATGTGGACGGGTTTACACACAAAGAAGCGTTAATTCCTGTAAAGTCAAGACCGGAAATTGACCGTTGGATATTGTCCATGTTGAATAGCTTGGCGAAAACAGTAGATGAAAGTCTTGATGAATACGATCCTACACGTGCAACACGCGCAATTCAGGTGTTTGTTGATGAGCATTTAAGCAACTGGTATGTACGCCTATGCAGAAGAAGATTTTGGAAAGGAGATTATTCCGAAGATAAAATTGCAGCTTATCAGACTCTGTTTGAGTGTTTAAATACCCTAAGTAAGTTAATCGCTCCGTTTGCACCATTCTATGCAGACAGACTGTACAGAGATTTACAACTAACAACCCTATGCGAGCCTTTTGAATCTGTTCATTTGAGCACATATCCGCTTGTTCAACAAGACGTAATTGATTCAGAATTGGAACAAACAATGGAGTTGGCACAAAAATTCAGTTCAATGATTTTGAGTTTGCGCAAAAAAGAAAACTTAAAAGTACGCCAACCCCTACAGAAAGTAATGATTCCTGTCCTAGACGCTTCATTTAAAAAGCATTTACAACATGTAGAAGAGTTGATTTTAAGCGAGGTAAACGTCAAAGAGATGCAATATCTGGAAGAAGATTCTGCCACACTCGTTAAACAAATCAAGCCAAACTTTAAAACCTTAGGTAAAAAAGCCGGACCACTCATGAAACAGATTGCTACTAAAGTTGCAGCTTTTAGTCAGGATGAGATTGCGGCAATAGAAAATGTAGGGAAGATAGATTTAATGCTGTCAGATGCTACATTTACGTTGAGTTTGGAGGATGTAGAAATCAGTCCGGTTGACATTGAGGGGTGGTTGGTAATGTCTGAAGGCATGCTGACTGTTGCACTTGACATTACAGTTACAGAAGAATTAAAGCAGGAAGGCATAGCAAGAGAATTTGTAAATAGGTTACAGAATTTGCGTAAAGAACTTGACTTTGACGTAACCGATAGAATCAGTGTTACAGTATACAAGGACAAAGAAATTTCTGTGGCAATTGGCAATTATAAAAGCTATATTTGCACCGAAATTTTAGCGCAGGAAATTTCAGAGTCTGACTCTGTTGAAATGCCCTACACTATTGAGATTGAGGGGATTGAGTTAAAAGTAAATATTAAAAAAGTTTCGTAA
- a CDS encoding TraR/DksA C4-type zinc finger protein, protein MEENKRYGDADLAEFKAIIMEKLNSAKAELGKLQQQLANPNENGIEQQHYITMEDGALTFEKENLNQLAARQQKFINNLEAALIRIENKTYGICRETGKLISKERLKAVPHTTLSIEAKNNQYK, encoded by the coding sequence ATGGAAGAAAATAAAAGATATGGCGATGCGGATTTAGCTGAATTTAAGGCAATTATCATGGAAAAACTGAATTCTGCGAAGGCGGAATTAGGCAAATTGCAACAGCAGTTAGCAAATCCAAACGAAAATGGTATTGAGCAACAACACTACATCACAATGGAAGATGGTGCACTTACTTTTGAAAAAGAAAACCTGAATCAACTTGCTGCAAGACAACAAAAGTTTATAAATAATTTGGAAGCTGCTTTGATCAGGATTGAAAACAAAACCTATGGTATTTGCAGAGAAACCGGAAAACTTATCAGCAAAGAACGTCTGAAAGCTGTTCCTCACACTACTCTCAGCATAGAAGCCAAAAACAATCAATATAAATAA
- a CDS encoding lipoprotein signal peptidase, whose amino-acid sequence MLCGAIVFSVLLLDQILKVWIKTNMHIGQEIHVFGNWFILHFTENMGMAFGLELGGKYGKLFLTLFRLVAVAFGMWVLNYQISKKAHKGFVLCIALILAGAIGNIIDSVFYGVIFSDINHYSGGWFHGWVVDMFYFPLVEGFYPDWVPLKGGDYFIFFSPVFNLADSAITVGVLSILIFQKRFFKKEEIITVAVEQPDSESDTAKQE is encoded by the coding sequence TTGTTGTGTGGCGCTATTGTATTCTCAGTCTTGTTATTGGATCAGATTCTCAAAGTTTGGATAAAAACAAACATGCACATTGGTCAGGAGATTCATGTGTTTGGTAATTGGTTTATACTCCATTTTACAGAAAACATGGGTATGGCATTTGGCTTGGAGCTGGGTGGTAAATACGGAAAACTCTTTCTTACCTTGTTCAGGTTGGTGGCAGTGGCATTTGGTATGTGGGTCTTGAATTATCAAATATCAAAAAAGGCACACAAAGGTTTTGTACTGTGTATTGCGCTGATTCTTGCCGGTGCAATCGGCAATATTATTGATAGTGTTTTCTATGGCGTTATCTTTAGCGACATCAATCATTATTCTGGAGGTTGGTTTCATGGTTGGGTAGTTGATATGTTTTATTTTCCCTTAGTAGAAGGCTTTTATCCTGACTGGGTGCCTTTGAAAGGTGGTGATTATTTTATTTTTTTCAGCCCGGTTTTTAATCTTGCTGACTCTGCAATCACTGTTGGCGTGCTTTCGATTCTTATTTTTCAAAAGAGATTCTTTAAAAAAGAGGAAATTATTACTGTTGCTGTTGAGCAACCCGATTCCGAGTCTGATACTGCCAAACAAGAATAA
- a CDS encoding acyltransferase family protein produces the protein MKFIKTYRHLSIEDTNLLKGISILLIGFHNFYRNIPPHFGENEFYFNSNFLTDWIAYISQKPFEIFIAIFSFLGHYGVSAFVLISGYGLAMGFKNKEIPLFTYFASRVKKIYPTFFLGVVLAIVIALAIHRYPTQHELWESVFWKLSLLSPFRADMMYALYGPWWFFGLIFHLYALFPLLLFLLKRNHLVLFWGLLSILFVLPHTNLIQTSANYYASALYQLPLFGLGVFLGYQKELYLPKHVVYLALFLLLYGQGNFVIWKFTHVSAAILIVLLVLYVREKQWKFNKIMIACGILSFHFFVIHPVIRAPFLLFAEYVNSIYFTTFFGLVYIAIAYLAAILFRKIDNKFRELLTNMGKMLNKS, from the coding sequence TTGAAATTTATCAAAACATACAGACATCTGAGTATTGAAGATACCAACCTGCTCAAAGGGATTTCAATTCTCTTGATTGGATTTCATAATTTCTACAGAAATATCCCCCCGCATTTTGGAGAAAATGAGTTTTATTTTAATAGCAATTTTCTCACTGATTGGATAGCATATATATCACAGAAACCATTTGAGATTTTTATAGCAATTTTCTCATTTTTAGGGCATTATGGAGTGTCCGCTTTTGTCTTAATAAGTGGTTATGGATTGGCAATGGGTTTTAAAAATAAAGAAATACCTTTATTTACATACTTTGCATCACGAGTCAAAAAGATATACCCTACATTCTTTCTGGGAGTTGTCTTGGCAATCGTCATTGCATTGGCTATCCACCGATATCCTACTCAACATGAACTTTGGGAGTCGGTTTTTTGGAAACTCAGTTTGCTGTCGCCATTTAGAGCGGATATGATGTATGCCCTATATGGACCTTGGTGGTTTTTTGGTTTAATTTTTCATTTGTATGCGCTGTTTCCGCTATTGTTATTCCTCCTCAAAAGAAATCATCTTGTATTGTTTTGGGGGCTTCTCTCCATACTTTTTGTTCTGCCACATACCAACTTGATTCAAACAAGTGCAAATTATTATGCGAGTGCACTCTATCAACTTCCATTATTTGGTTTGGGTGTGTTTTTGGGCTACCAAAAGGAACTGTATCTACCTAAACATGTTGTTTATCTTGCCCTTTTCTTATTGCTCTATGGACAAGGCAATTTTGTAATATGGAAATTTACCCATGTTTCAGCTGCTATTTTGATTGTATTATTGGTGTTGTATGTTCGTGAAAAACAATGGAAGTTCAACAAGATTATGATTGCTTGCGGAATCTTATCTTTCCATTTCTTTGTGATTCATCCTGTCATTCGTGCTCCTTTTCTTCTTTTTGCTGAGTACGTAAACTCAATCTATTTCACTACCTTCTTTGGATTAGTATATATCGCAATTGCTTATCTGGCAGCAATCTTGTTTCGAAAGATTGATAATAAATTCCGGGAACTTTTAACGAATATGGGCAAAATGTTAAATAAGTCGTGA
- a CDS encoding polyprenyl synthetase family protein, with the protein MLNKLKSKYEQYLAANKFKGNPPMLYESMNYIMNIGGKRVRPILTLLGAKVSGGKLEAALPVAHALEVFHNFTLAHDDIMDDAPTRRGKPSLHVKENTATAILAGDNMMITAFDIILNADLPNKTEILETLTNTAREVCEGQQMDMDFEKINHVTIEQYIEMIRLKTAVLLGCCLQCGSISANAPQSTYKLLYSFGVNIGIAFQIMDDYLDLYGNSELTGKRTGGDILAAKKTALFNLAWSNANQLQREKLELWFDKTKTDEDTRLANTSRLFDELNIQQRCKTLMEEHFSSAKELLVNSTLNKSDYQDLLDLVEFLRSREE; encoded by the coding sequence ATGTTAAACAAGCTCAAATCAAAATACGAACAATATTTAGCAGCCAACAAGTTCAAAGGCAATCCTCCCATGCTCTATGAATCCATGAATTACATCATGAATATTGGAGGAAAGAGAGTGCGCCCTATCTTAACATTGTTAGGGGCAAAAGTGTCCGGTGGCAAATTGGAAGCAGCGTTGCCTGTTGCACATGCCTTAGAGGTGTTCCATAACTTCACTCTTGCACACGATGACATCATGGATGATGCACCTACCCGCAGAGGGAAACCATCTTTGCATGTAAAAGAAAATACTGCAACCGCCATACTTGCAGGAGACAATATGATGATAACCGCTTTCGATATCATTCTTAATGCCGATTTACCAAATAAAACTGAAATACTTGAAACACTAACCAATACCGCAAGAGAAGTGTGTGAAGGACAGCAAATGGATATGGATTTTGAGAAAATAAATCATGTTACCATTGAACAATATATTGAGATGATAAGACTTAAAACAGCGGTTCTGTTGGGTTGTTGTCTGCAATGTGGCAGTATATCCGCCAATGCTCCTCAATCTACCTATAAACTCTTATATAGCTTTGGGGTAAACATTGGAATTGCTTTCCAAATTATGGATGATTATCTGGATTTATATGGCAATTCCGAATTAACAGGAAAAAGAACAGGGGGCGATATACTGGCTGCAAAAAAAACTGCATTGTTTAACCTCGCATGGAGTAATGCCAATCAATTACAAAGGGAAAAGTTAGAACTTTGGTTTGACAAGACAAAAACAGATGAAGATACCCGTTTAGCAAACACAAGCAGACTTTTTGATGAGTTAAATATTCAACAACGTTGCAAAACACTGATGGAAGAACACTTCTCAAGCGCCAAAGAATTGTTAGTCAATTCTACCCTCAATAAATCAGATTATCAAGACCTGCTTGATTTGGTTGAATTTTTGAGAAGTCGAGAAGAGTAA
- the rnr gene encoding ribonuclease R, with protein sequence MAHKKDKTQNIAAQVIDVLDKLYGAALTYRQIGSRIKSGGYKNIKDYIPLLEELTSQGQINKVGRNKYFKPFKSAKITGRIDIKKTGQGYIMSQDFPEEIVVESGMQNHALQGDLVEVAILAKRGKRVRGEVIRIIERNKTTYAGILKVYKDFAFLITDYRKMHKDIFISLTHQQAKEWDGKKALVEITDWPEGAKNPFGKVIKILGNPGENETEMNAIVAEFGFATDFPAETLAESELLADQIEESEIKSRIDLRNTCTFTIDPATAKDFDDAISIREIGNDLYELGVHIADVSYYVKKGGEIDKEAQRRGTSVYLVDRTIPMLPPKLSEELCSLMPKVDRPAFSAIFQIDLHGKVKKVKFAKTIIHSKRRFSYEEAQQTLDNQIGDFVQELNIANQIAKNLRETRFKEGSMNFDSIEYKFDLDEKGKPVGIKVIERGATHFLIEEFMLLANKHVAAFGSKHYANSKTPFVFRFHDQPNEIKLEDFKSFAAKWGYHIKTGNEHQVKKSINELMDKIKGKPEEGILSQLAIRSMAKATYTPYFSSHWGLGFETYTHFTSPIRRYPDLLVHRMLFDILKGKKLSYPQLHEVEDLCKKSSTAEQKAAEAERASVKYKQAEWMSNQIGKDFEGVISGVTDWGIFVELTENKSEGLVKISSLKDDMYDLDEYNMQLVGRYYFKKHALGDRVVVRVKETNPLARTIDFTLIDNLSSKERKQDTPKQLPKHDKYRNKKRR encoded by the coding sequence ATGGCACACAAGAAAGACAAAACACAAAATATTGCTGCACAAGTCATAGACGTATTAGACAAACTCTATGGAGCGGCATTAACCTATAGACAAATTGGCTCACGCATAAAAAGCGGTGGTTATAAAAATATTAAAGACTACATCCCGTTGCTGGAAGAATTGACTTCACAAGGGCAAATCAACAAAGTCGGCAGAAACAAATACTTCAAACCATTTAAGTCAGCAAAGATTACCGGCAGAATTGACATCAAAAAAACCGGTCAAGGTTATATCATGTCTCAGGATTTTCCTGAAGAAATAGTAGTGGAAAGTGGTATGCAAAACCATGCGCTGCAAGGAGACTTGGTTGAAGTTGCTATTTTGGCAAAAAGAGGAAAAAGAGTACGAGGTGAAGTCATTAGAATTATTGAAAGGAACAAAACCACGTATGCCGGCATACTCAAGGTATATAAGGATTTTGCCTTTTTGATAACCGACTATCGCAAGATGCACAAAGACATCTTTATATCACTCACACACCAACAAGCAAAAGAATGGGATGGAAAAAAAGCGTTGGTAGAAATAACAGATTGGCCCGAAGGCGCAAAAAATCCCTTTGGCAAAGTCATTAAGATATTAGGGAATCCGGGAGAAAATGAGACCGAAATGAATGCTATCGTAGCAGAATTTGGATTTGCAACCGATTTTCCGGCTGAGACCCTTGCAGAATCAGAGTTGCTCGCTGACCAAATAGAAGAGTCAGAAATAAAAAGCAGAATAGATTTAAGAAATACATGCACTTTTACCATAGACCCCGCAACTGCCAAAGACTTTGATGATGCCATTTCCATTAGAGAAATTGGCAATGACTTATATGAATTAGGGGTACATATAGCCGATGTATCATACTATGTAAAAAAAGGTGGAGAAATTGACAAAGAAGCACAAAGAAGAGGCACAAGTGTTTATTTAGTGGACAGGACTATCCCAATGTTGCCGCCAAAACTCTCAGAAGAACTTTGTTCTCTGATGCCCAAAGTAGATAGACCCGCATTTTCAGCAATTTTTCAAATTGACCTTCACGGAAAAGTTAAAAAAGTAAAATTTGCTAAAACAATTATCCATTCTAAGAGGCGTTTCAGTTATGAAGAAGCGCAACAAACCCTTGATAATCAAATAGGAGACTTTGTGCAAGAACTGAATATTGCCAATCAAATTGCCAAGAACCTAAGAGAAACCCGTTTCAAAGAAGGCTCTATGAATTTTGACAGCATAGAATACAAGTTTGACCTTGACGAAAAAGGCAAACCCGTTGGAATCAAAGTCATAGAACGCGGGGCTACGCATTTCTTGATAGAAGAATTTATGTTATTGGCAAACAAGCATGTGGCGGCTTTTGGAAGTAAACATTATGCAAACTCAAAAACTCCTTTTGTATTTAGATTTCATGACCAACCCAATGAAATTAAATTAGAAGATTTTAAATCATTTGCTGCCAAATGGGGATATCACATCAAGACAGGTAATGAACACCAGGTAAAGAAATCTATCAATGAATTAATGGATAAAATTAAAGGCAAGCCGGAAGAGGGAATCTTGTCTCAACTTGCCATTCGGTCTATGGCAAAAGCGACCTATACTCCGTACTTTTCAAGTCACTGGGGGCTGGGTTTTGAAACCTATACCCATTTTACTTCACCCATCAGAAGATACCCTGACTTGCTTGTACACAGAATGTTGTTTGATATCCTGAAAGGTAAAAAACTCAGCTATCCTCAATTACATGAGGTAGAAGACTTATGCAAGAAAAGCAGTACTGCCGAACAAAAAGCTGCTGAAGCAGAAAGAGCCTCTGTTAAATACAAACAAGCAGAATGGATGAGCAATCAAATCGGAAAAGACTTTGAAGGAGTCATCAGCGGTGTTACCGATTGGGGTATTTTTGTCGAATTGACCGAAAACAAAAGCGAAGGTTTGGTCAAAATATCTTCACTCAAAGACGATATGTATGATTTAGATGAATACAATATGCAATTGGTGGGCAGGTACTATTTCAAAAAACATGCACTTGGCGACCGTGTGGTTGTAAGAGTAAAAGAAACCAACCCGCTGGCTAGAACAATTGATTTCACGCTAATTGACAACCTGAGTTCAAAAGAACGCAAACAAGACACACCTAAGCAACTCCCCAAACACGATAAATACAGAAACAAGAAAAGAAGATAG